The sequence GGGGCGGGCGCACCCGTCGTGCGGGCCTGGGAGTCTCCGAGCGCGGCCTTTGCGCCCCGGGCCCACCCCTCGGCCGCGGATTGGCCGCTCCCGGCCATCCCCCGCCCCGAGCAGGCAGGGTCTCAACCCAGCGGAAAGTTTTCTGCGCCGGGAGGAAGTTGTAACTTTGGAGATTCTGAGAAAGCGGCTCCTGTGGCTGAGCGGTCTGGGTGGCCATGGAGGAGCCCCCTTTgcgagaggaggaggaggaggaggaggaggaggaggaggaaggggacgAATGTGGGCCCGAGGGGGCTTTGGGCAAGAGCCCCTTCCAGCTGACCGCCGAGGACGTGTATGACATCTCCTACGTGATCGGCCGCGAGCTGATGGCCCTGGGCAGCGACCCTCGGGTGACACAGCTGCAGTTCAAGATCGTCCGCGTCCTGGAGATGCTGGAGACGCTGGTCAATGAGGGCAACCTGATGGTGGAGGAGCTGAGAATGGAGAGGGACAGCCTCCGCAAGGAGGTGGAGGGGCTGCGGACCGAGGGCTCTGCGGCCGTCCAGGAGGTGAGTGCGGGAGCCAGGGTCCGGCGGGAGCAGCCTGGGCTGGCTGGGAGGACGCACTCGGCGGCCCCGAGCCCCCGACAACAGCCACAGCGCCGCTCCAGCCCTCAGATTTGCAGCATTCTTAAGGGTccgtttattgagcacttactaggtGCTGAGCGCTTGCTGCGTTTGTTCCGAATCGGGGGCCTCCAGCATTTCTGACCTAAGGCAGCGGCTCTCAGGCTTCGGCGTGCAGGGACACCACCAGGAGTGTCCGTTAAAGCACAGACTGGTGGGCCCGAGCCCCAGAGTTTCTCATTCAGCAGGTCTGGAGTGggacctgagaatctgcatttccaacACGCTCCGTCAGATTTCGAGAATCTTGACTTagagtaagaaataaattttagggacacctgggtggttcagtggttgcgGGTTAGCCTTCAGCTCGGGTCCcctgatcccggaatcctgggatcgagtcctgcaccgggctccctatggggagcctgcttctccttctgcctatgtctgcccacccccccacccccggctctcgtgaataaataaataaattttttttaaaaaaagtatgtctTTGGGGTAGctcaagcggtttagcgccgccttcggcccagggcctgatcctggagacccggcatcaagtcccacgtcgggctccttgcatggctcctgcttctccctctgcctgtgtctctgcttctctctctctcctctctgtgtattctcagaaataaataaataaaatcatttaaaaaataaaattaaaattaaaaaattaatgtcttaaaaaagaaaaaagaatgttcagAGCACCTTTATCCAGAACTGTGCCAAACTGTAGTAAGTACAACaggagaatggattttaaaattgtggtatAGTCACACAGTGGAATACTTACACTGCAGTGAGAAAGAGCAGAACTGATACACTCAATTGTGTGCATGACTCTCACAGATGTTACACTGAGAGACAGGAGCCAGGCACAAAAGAGAGCCTACTATATATTTATGTGAAATCCAGGAACAGGCAAAATAATCTGTATTTATAGAAGATGGATTGATGGTAACCccagggagggagagtgggaggagggtgATTGCATGGGTGTACACCTATGCTAAAAAtcatcaaggggtgcctgggtggctcggtggcttaaatgccagactcttggttttggctcaggtcgtgatctgaggGTTCTGGGACCCAGTCCCTGgtgggggctccaccctcagtgggaagtctgctgaagattctctccttttccctctccctttctctctgttcctcccctgctctctctctaaaataaagtatctttaaaaagtgaccaagctaggggcacctggctggctgaatCAGAGAAGCATGTGACTGTTGATGTGGGTTTGGGggatcatgagttcgagccccacgttgaaggtagagattacttaaaaaacataaataattttttaaaaaaatcatcaagctATAAACTCAAGGTTAATGCATGTATTTTATACCTCCATTTTACAAAATTACCCATTATATCACTTTCCAATATTGATGAAACAAAAGTTTTAAGAAACAATTTATCCTAACTCACCCTTATTAAATATGATGCAGAATCATACTTGCCTATTccatttttgtgagtttttaaattcttgttgCAATAGATTAAATCAATATGAATTACTGATGGGTCTCCAGCTacagttaaaaaacaaagctgTTCTAAGTggactatctcatttaatcctcttacTATTagtatatccattttacagaaatggaTGCATAGaacagttaaataatttgccagaGGACTTACTGCATGTAAGAGGTGAAGGCAGGATTGAAAGTCAGAGATTCCAGTCTGAACCACCACACACGaacgggtacctgggtggctcagtcggttaagca is a genomic window of Vulpes vulpes isolate BD-2025 chromosome 10, VulVul3, whole genome shotgun sequence containing:
- the RILPL2 gene encoding RILP-like protein 2, with product MEEPPLREEEEEEEEEEEEGDECGPEGALGKSPFQLTAEDVYDISYVIGRELMALGSDPRVTQLQFKIVRVLEMLETLVNEGNLMVEELRMERDSLRKEVEGLRTEGSAAVQEVNLGPDKMVVDLTDPNRPRFTLQELRDVLQERNKLKSQLMVVQEELQCYKSGLIPPREGLGGRRQKDTLVSRTSNASSNKEEKTIIRKLFSFRSGK